One region of Miscanthus floridulus cultivar M001 chromosome 19, ASM1932011v1, whole genome shotgun sequence genomic DNA includes:
- the LOC136527886 gene encoding vesicle-associated membrane protein 711-like: protein MAILYALVARGTVVLAEHSAAATNAGAIARQVLERLPDGGADSHVSYTQDRYVFHAKRTDGITALCMADDAAGRRIPFAFLEDIHGRFVKTYGRAALTALAYAMNDEFSRVLSQQMDYYSNDPNADRINRMRGGINQVRSVMIDNIDKVLERGDRLELLVDKTANMQGNTVRFKRQARRFRNTTWWRNVKLTAALILLLLVIIYVVLVFMCHGFTLPTCIR from the exons ATGGCGATCCTGTACGCGCTGGTGGCGCGCGGCACGGTGGTGCTGGCGGAGCACAGCGCGGCGGCCACCAACGCGGGCGCCATCGCGCGCCAGGTCCTCGAGCGCCTCCCCGACGGCGGCGCTGACAGCCACGTCTCCTACACGCAGGACCGCTACGTCTTCCACGCCAAGCGCACCGACGGCATCACCGCGCTCTGCATGGCCGACGACGCCGCCGGAA GACGTATTCCCTTTGCATTTTTGGAAGATATTCATGGGAGATTTGTCAAGACATATGGTCGGGCTGCGCTGACAGCtcttgcatatgcaatgaatgaTGAATTCTCAAGGGTCCTGAGCCAACAAATGGACTACTATTCAAATGACCCTAATGCGGATAGAATAAACCGCATGAGAGGTGGAATCAATCAG GTCCGTAGTGTTATGATTGATAACATTGATAAGGTCCTTGAAAGAGGTGATCGTTTGGAACTGCTGGTTGACAAGACTGCAAATATGCAAGGAAATACAGTTCGATTCAAAAGACAAGCTCGGCGGTTCAGAAACACTACTTGGTGGAGAAATGTCAAACtcac GGCCGCATTGATACTTCTCCTCCTGGTAATAATATATGTCGTTCTTGTGTTCATGTGCCATGGTTTCACCCTACCAACTTGCATAAGGTAA